The genomic segment tggttctgcgccaccctcataatcattgctatgcttgagcccattgttgcagtcactgtgttaagggtattcctctttttagctgaccctctacctcaccaggcatgatgtccttctccagggaagtgtccctcctgataacatgtccaaagtatctcagaagaagtcttgccacccttgcttccaaggaatattttggctctacttcttccatgacagatttgtttgtttttctggcagttatgttatatttaatattttttgccaacaccataatttataggcattcattcttctttggtcttctttactgtccaggtttcacatgcagatgaggcaattgaaagtatcatggttgggtcaggcacaccttagttttcaaagtgacatctttgcttctcagcattttaaagaggtttttgcagcagatctgccttTGTTATGTCCTTTGATATATtcagcattgattgtggatccaaataaaatgcaacccttgacaacttcaattttttatccatttgtcatgatgttgcttattggtccagttgtgagggtttcgttttcttgatgttgaggtgttatccatactgaagactgtagtctttgatcttcatcagtaagtgcttccattcctcttcatttttagcaagcaaggttaagTCATCTGCATATTAAAAAACAGGTTGTAAACAAACCTTCATCCAATCCTCATGTTGAATTCTTCTTAGTATTGTcaagattcttggattatttgctcacatacagatacaataaaaataataataataaaaaaaaaatccctgatgaACGCTttatctgactttaaaccaggcagtatcccgttgttctgtttgaacaaatgcctcttgttctatgtatagattccacataagcataattaagtgttctggaattcccattctttccaattttatgcataattttttctgatccacacagtcaaatgcctttgtaaagtcaataaaacacaggtaaacatcattctggtattctttgcattcagccaagatccaggtgacatcagcaatgatatcccttattccaacTCCTccactgaatctggcttgaatttctggcagttctctgtcaatgtagtgctgcagctgttttttaattatcttcagcaaaatgttaatTGATTGTGATTGTAATTATACTGTTCCATACtctccacattttgttggatcattttcctttagaatgggcacaaatatggatattttctagtcagttggttcggtagctatcttccaaattccttggcatagacaagtgagcacctccagtgctgcatccgttgtTGAAATGTTTCTATTGGCATTCcctcatttcctggagccttgtttttggcaatatcttcagtgcaccttggatttcttccttcagtaccattgattcttgatcatgtgctacctcctgaaatggctggacATGGACCAATTAGTtctggtactgtgactctgtgtattctttccatcctcttgtgctgcttcctgcatcattcaatattttgcccatagaatccttcagaagtgcaactggaggcttaaattttttcttcacttctttcagtatgagaaatactgagagtgtgcttgtgttttggttttctaactttaggTCTTTTCACATCTCATTGTAATTCCTCACTTTTTCTACTTGCCTTTGGAAATTTcccgttcagctcttttgcttcatcatttcttccttttgctttagttactctatgttcaagagcgactttcggagtctcttctgacgtccattttggtcttttatttctctctttttaatgatcttttgctttcttcatgtgtgatgtacctgatgtcatcccactgcACCTGTGGcttttggtcattagcgttcaatgcatcaattctatccttaaggtctccaaattcaggtgggttacACTCAAGGTCAAATTTTGCCcattatggacttgttttaactttcttctgCTTCAGTTTCTACTTTCTCAtcagcaattgatagtctgttctgcagtcgtctcctagctttgttctgactgatgaaattgagcttttccatcactttTCCACAGTTGTAGCCTATGTGGTTGATACTATTATTTTATCAGTTTTACAAATCAGAAACCAAGACTCAGAGAGTTATGTAACTTCTCTAAGATTACTCAACAGTTAAGTGGTGGACCATTTACATAAACTCCTTTTGTCTGCCTCAAGTGCTTTTACCCACTATGAAAATCTGCCTCCCTTGTGGATACAGTTATCAGTTACATTTTTGATAGtcaatattaatattttttcctaaaaaaacATGTCTATGAGGCTAAATCAAGATGTTCCTGGAAATCAGGCAGTgtgggaatttttgtttgtttgtttatttttttagagaGCATGGTATAGCAGAGTGAGTCTTAATGTCCTGAATATCTCTTTCAGGATGCTGTCCATTGCAAATTTTTTTCATGAACTTGTTGGAACAGAAATAAGAATTTCAGACTATCAGAATCTTTACCCTGATGTTTGTGGTCAATGTATAGATATTAGAAGCAGTTAAAGTTTTCTGTAGCATAGCTTGGTATTCAGCATCCTCTCCGATCTCTTACACATTTACTGTTTCCTTCCATTAAAACTGTAATGAGCCAGTGTTCAGCAAATCAAGGAGTCATGAGAAAGAATAAATTGTAAATTTGAATCTTCGTTGATAACAGTTGTTACATTTAAGAGATCATTTGGAAATTTATTCATACCCTATCAGGATTGCAAAAGTATAACTAGGATATGCTTGTTAATGTTGATACTAAAAGCAAATTCAGGTAAAAGTATAAAAAGAGATGTACCTATTGACATAAATGtagatataaatacatatatatatatattttgatttctttatctcAGAAACCTCCTTGTAGCAGAATGGGGGACAGAAATGTATCTGGCCAGTTATAGTTACATTTTATATGCACCTGGGATTTAAATAATGAAAATTCATGGAATATAATGGTGAGGGGATAACatctctatatatacatttactAAATAAATAGAAGAAACAATAAGGAAACTAAGAAAGAACGAGTTATGTAAAAGTTCACTGAATACTACTACTGGATTGTGGcttctcttttattttgtgtAACTTCATTCAGCACACAATTCATTCTCCTGAAACCATGTTAAAATTACTGAATTTCCAATTAATTAACTTTGATTACAGAAGTAATATAATATAATCCCCTGATAGAGAAATTAACCCTTTACAACACTAAAATTCCATTTGACCATCACTTCCTttcctccctaaaaaaaaaaaaagaggtaaggATTTCCTTCCACATCTTTTCCAATGCGTTTATTACCACACAGGTACTCATAGAAAGTATATAGCATTctatataggtttttttttttaacatacaattTATCATACTATGATTATTTTTGTGcgtttaattaatttttaaactcTAACATATCTCAGTGATTTACCCATGTTAGATGTTCAAATAGATCCAATTTTTAAACTTCTGCCTAATTTTCAATAGTAAGGACGTATTTCATGTTATCTATATGCTTTTTATATGTTATTACTGTTAGGTATTTAGATTATTTCCAGTTATCCCAATTTTTAACAAGGCTGTTATGTATGTCTTTTTGAAAGATTTCTGAGGATATTTCACTGGATCACATGCTGATTCCCTAAATCATCATCCAAATTTtatatggtttggtttttacaaaactTATGAGCATTTCATTGTTGTTTAATTGGTATTTCCCTGATTTCAATGAGATTGAGTAGCTTTACATATGCTCAGTGACTAGTTAAATTGTTCTGTATCTTGCTTATTCAAATGTTTTGCTGTTTtgtaaaatcatgtggttttttatcattgttgttgtatgctgtcaagttgattccatctcacagAGATGCTTTATAACCAGGTAGACCtgccctcacagagtttccaaggctgaaatgcTTATGGGAGccaattgccaagtcttttctcctgcagaactgctgggtggttttgaaccactgatcttcaTGTTACCAGCAatgacttaaccactgcattacagGTTTCCTTAAAAAGGCGTTGTTAATCTTTATATTATTATTTGCAGGCGTTACAAGTATTTAATCACATCCTGTCACTTTTTAAAGATCTTTGCTCAAATTGAGTTTTGTTATACAGAAGTTTGAATGTATTACAGTTACTCTTTATGAATTTTCTACCCTAAAATATCAATAGTTATTcttccagtattattttctagttTGGTTTGATACACTTGTATCTTTCAACCATCTGGAATGTGTAGTGTTTTGAATAgtgaggtagtttttttttttttttaatcagatggaGATTCAAATTCTTAACATCAGTTACTGAAAAGTCCATTATTCCATATTAATATCAAATGTTAACTTAAACATAGGataaatatgcatatatttcTGCTTGTGTATATTGACTGTCTAATTCTATACCACCTGCCTGGTGTGTCTGGTGACAATTCCCACTCCTACTGCCGCAGTTCTAAAATGTTTAAGCAAAAAACCTGAACCGTAAAATATGAACTATTAACCAATCATCATCCACTTGTAATTTTGAAAGCTAACCTCAGGGACTTCAAGTGATTTAAGAAGTGTTTTTCAGCttttcagaaaaaggaagaagaaaatagaaaggagAAAATTTGAAATACCTTATTCCAAACTCcctaccattgagtcagttctgactcacagtgaccctgtagaacagagtataaTTGCCTCACAGATTTTCCAAGCTTTAagtctgtatggaagcagactgccactctttcctccagggagtggctgctgggtttgaaccactgaccttttgtttagcagtagagtgctttaaccatgtaccaccagggctcctagatattttatttctGATTATCAAAGAATGTTCATTTACGTTTATTAACATAAGTCATGTACCAAATATTATTAAGGTGCTTGAAggtaaaagtagaaaaaaaaaagattatttagaGGCTTATAAATGTTTACAtcttctctatgagttggaatcaactctaccgcAATGGACTAAACAAGTGTTTCTTGCTCCCTTTTTCAGCTGGAATATCTGGAAGTGAGTGTTCAGTAAATAACTGAGTCATATATTTGtttgttcctgggtggtgtaaatggtttgtgtccaactactaacctaaagggtcacgattcaaacccactcaccaccaccacagaagaaagtcctggtgatctcgttctttaaaaattacatccagccgaaccctgtggggcagttctgctctgtaacaaaCAGGGTCTCCGTGGTTAGAATCAAtgtggtggcaatgggtttgcttttggtttattatataCTTATAACTAACATACATTTATACAAGAATGCATAACAAGTATgtaatacacatacatatgtataaataAGTCATTATGAAGAGGTCCTTAAAAATTGAGGAACAAAGAGGTGACATGACTCATTAAGAAACAACAGCTAGAATGTCCCCAatgtgaaatatttatttttgcttgtaATACCTGATACCATTACATAACACCGCAAATTAATTTGCTTAAAATATTTCACTCTCTTAGCACCCTAAATTAACTcccgtattttttatttttttcagataaacCATTTCACACTCATACTTTCTCCTCCTTCATGAAATCATGCTGCTGAATAATAATGTGACTGAATTCATTCTGCTTGGGCTGACACAAGAtcctgttaaaaagaaaatagtgtTTGCCTTTTCCTTGCTTTCCTACTTAGGGACATTGTTGGGTAACTCGTTGATTATTGTTACCATTAAGGCCAGTCGGGCACTTGGAAGTCCaatgtacttcttccttttctacttaTCCTTATCTGATACCTGGTTTTCTACTTCCATGGCCCCTAGAATGATTGTGGATGCCCTTCTGAAGAATAGCACTATCTCTTTCAGTGAGTGCATGATCCAagtcttttcatttcatttctttggcTGCTTGGAGGTCTTGATCCTTATCCTGATGGCCattgaccgctatgtggccatctgtaagcccctGCACTACATGAGCATCATGAGCCGGCGGGTCTGCAGTGTGTTGGTACCTCTAGCCTGGGTAGTGTCCTGTGTGCATTCTTCAGTTCAGATTTTTCTGACCTTGCGTTTACTtttctgtggtcccaatgtgATTGATCACTATTTATGTGACTTGCAGCCCTTGTTGAAACTTGCCTGTACAGACACCTATGTGACCAATCTGCTACTGGTATCCAATAGTGGGGCCATTTGCACAGTGGGTTTTGTCATGCTGATGTTCTCCTATGTTATCATCTTGCATTCTCTGAGAAACCACAGTgctgaagggaggaaaaaagcccTTTCCACCTGCATATCACATATCATTGTAGTCATCTTGTTCTTTGGTccttgtatatttatatacacacgtCCCACAACTACcttccccataaaaaaaaaaaaaaaaaaaaccatggatAAGATGATAACTGTGTTTTATACATTTGGAACACCTTTGATTAACCCTCTGATTTATACACTGAGAAACGCAGAggtgaaaaatgccatgaggaaGCTATGGAGCAAGAAACTAGTCTCAGATTACcaaagatgaacagaagtttCAAACCCTTTTTCAAAATTTGGATTGACCTAGAAGAATTCAACAGAAAATATTACCTTCTTATTGTGGATTTAATGGAATCCTATCTGGGGAAATGTCAGCTAATTCCTTCAGGAAAATAAGCAATATGAAAACATTCACTTGTTAAAGTTGAGTCAATTTCATGTAGAGGAAGAAAAACACAAGGTACAAACAGGTATATAAGGTCCTTTGTCGTAGGTTTTCCACCAgttctctctgcctcttctcaATGATTACAGTGACTTGAGGTTTTGATctgttgttttctctttcattcttcATGTTGTTTTCTGGTGTTGCTGGAATCTTAAAATCAGGTttacagttcgaacccacccaggagaGCTAAGAAAGAACGATCTGATGAATCTATTTCCATAAGTTGATagccaaaaaccctatggaacatttatctgtaacacatggagttgcatgaatcagaatcaactcagtggcaatggattttttgttggtttgatttttttgttgttgttgtttttattgttattatagtTTGCACTCAATTTGCTTACATTCCAAACCTAGTAGATTTTCCGTTTTCAAAACAGAGTGGATAAGCCACAGGAGAATTTACGGGCTGAGAAACAGGAATATATACGccataagtaaaaaaaaagtgagtttttAATATAATCCAGAGAAGAGAATAACTTGAGTAGAGAGGATTGAAGTGATTATATGAAAGGTACATTTCTGCAGTGGAGATGGAAACCAACTTTTGTCACTATCCATCTAACACCAGAGCCTTTAATTATATGAGTATTAAAAGCCTATCTTCAATTTAATATCTTAATTGtatcaataaagaaaatcaaaatgagTGTTTGAGTCTTCAATTTCGACTTTTTTGTTCTAAATCAAATTACATCTATTAAATTTTACTAATTTTATTGCAACAAGAGCAATaacatttctttattttgataaaatgACCATCTACTTTTCTGAGTGGACTTGGAAAGCTATGGATTCTACCGTGAACTCTAGTGACAAAtatacatcaattttttttttaagattatgtgAACTTGAAGGTGAAATCTGCAACAAATAGTTTATTATTGATTATGGAAGTTATAGTTTTTCTGCTATTGAAGAGTTGGCGTAGTAGTAGATTCCAGTTGTCAGAGTTTTAGCTGGTGTTTTCTTCTATTTCAAGGtaaggaaaagattaaaaaaaagaaagaagtgcaTATTGGATACAGATAGATGCCTACCAAGAAACACTCCATCTATTATGTCTCCTTGACATCCACTCAGTATAGCGCCCCTGCTACCAAAGTCACCACATCTGCTGCAGGCAGAGATTGTGCTCTAGACCAGAGTCAGTATTTGAtttctaaaaaatgaaaaaaaaaaagtggcagtaCTGCAAATAAGACTGATGGTGCAGCCTAAATGAACTTCCTTTGTTGAAATCAGCATCTTGATAGTGAAAGAATGAAATTCTGAGAGTCAAAATATGGAATCTTTGTGGGGAATGGTGAAGACCATGAACCCCAAAGGTATTCTGAATACTCTGGGTTAGCTCTCCATGTGAGGGAAGAACAGTCTTCCTTGCCTTGATCCCACGCAGCTATCTCACATGAACAGTTGTCTTGCGATGATATTTTTTCTCATCCAGAGCTTTGTCCTATATCCTTATTACTTCCAAACAACTAACCAGGGACAATTCTCAGGTAAGCCAAGGCAGGTAAGTACAACCCTCATTCTTTTAGGAATGATTTACATGAAGGAATGCAGTACCTAGCTAATACCTACGGTGAGAAATGGGAAACAGTTTACTATGGGAATTAATCTTGAAGGTGTTAGCATAGGAGGACAGACTATAAGTCTGGAGATTGAAAAAATTTTGACATGGGGGCACTCACCAATGATTTGCAATCTGATGTTATGGCAAGGGCATCCAGAGCTAGCTCTTTAAAGTATATGCTTAAGgtgttgtattagttttctagtgctgctataacaactTACCAcaaatttaatggcttaaaacaccctaaatttattatcttaagtTCTCTGGGTTGGAAGTCTGATATAgtcctcactgggctaaaatcaaggtgtcagtatgGTTGTGTTTCTTTTAGAGGCTCTAGGCTCTACCTGATTCTAGAGgtcaaatactatctctctatgggctCATGATCCCCTTCATAAATCTTCCCAAAGTCAGCAACATTGCATATCTTTGACAAATCTTCCATTACCAcatctccctctttctcttctgcctctctcttccacCTTTAAGGATGCTTATGATTACATTGATCCCATCTGGATAATGCAGGACAATCTTCCTATTTTAAAGTTAGATAATTAAAACgcactcccccccaaaaaagttagATAATTAGCAACTGTAATTTGGTCTGTGACCTTAAGTATAAAAACTTACTGGAAATGATAAATTCTTCATATATAGGTTGAAATGATAAATACTTCAGATATAGATTGTGCCTTCTGTCTTTACAGTG from the Loxodonta africana isolate mLoxAfr1 chromosome 7, mLoxAfr1.hap2, whole genome shotgun sequence genome contains:
- the LOC100663943 gene encoding olfactory receptor 4C16-like, giving the protein MLLNNNVTEFILLGLTQDPVKKKIVFAFSLLSYLGTLLGNSLIIVTIKASRALGSPMYFFLFYLSLSDTWFSTSMAPRMIVDALLKNSTISFSECMIQVFSFHFFGCLEVLILILMAIDRYVAICKPLHYMSIMSRRVCSVLVPLAWVVSCVHSSVQIFLTLRLLFCGPNVIDHYLCDLQPLLKLACTDTYVTNLLLVSNSGAICTVGFVMLMFSYVIILHSLRNHSAEGRKKALSTCISHIIVVILFFGPCIFIYTRPTTTFPIKKKKKKTMDKMITVFYTFGTPLINPLIYTLRNAEVKNAMRKLWSKKLVSDYQR